GCCTCGAGCTGATGGGCCGCGATGTTCAGCACCTTGGCCCGGACCTCCTGCGCCGCCCCGCGGGCCGCGCCCGCCACGACGACGGCGCTGCGGCTGCCGCCGGTACCAGGACCAAACGGCGTGACTGCAGTGTCGCCCTGGATCACACGGACGTCGTCGACGTCCACGCCGAGCTCATCGGCCACGACCTGGGCGATCGTTGTCTCGAGGCTCTGGCCGTGGCTCGCCGAGCTGGTGAGGACGTCGACGCTGCCGTGCAGACCGATACGAACGATCGCCGCGTCGGTGGAGAACCAGCCGAAGGCGACCGCTGATGGTTCGGCGAGGAGGCTGATGCCGATGCCTATCAGCCGGCCCTCAGCGCGCATATCGGCCTGCCGGGCCAAGAACTCGTCATAGCCGATCAGCTGGGCCGCCTGCTCGAGCGTTGCCGCCGCCGTCATCTGATCGTACACGAACCCGGTGGCCATGGTGTAGGGAAGGTCGGCCTCGCCGATGACATTGCGGCGGCGAATCTCGAGACGCTCGATGCCGAGGGCCCGGGCCACATGGTCGATCATCAGCTCCCGAGCGACCGTCTCGATCATCCACGGGCCTCGATACGACCCTCGTCCTGCGGTGTTGGTGTAGACGGTCTTGCCCGACCCGGCGGCGGCACCGATGCGGTAGGGACCGGGGAAGATCGACGTCGTCAGCAGCAGGGCACTGCCGCCCGCCACGGGGAAGGCGCCGACCGATTCGAGGAAGTCGGCCTTGGCCCCCAGGATGGCGCCGTCGTCGTCGACGGCGAGGGAGATGGTGGCCTGGTCCTCGCGGGCGTGCTCGCCGCAGAGCAGGTTCTCACGCCGGTCCTCGATCCACTTCACCGGCTGGCCGAGCCGGCGGGTGGCGAAGGCGACGGCGAGCTCCTCGGGGTGGGGGAACATCTTCTGGCCGAAGGCGCCGCCGACGTCGGGCATGATCACCCGGATCTGGGCCTCGGGGAGACCGAGGACGCGTGCGAACAGCCCCTGCGCGGCGAACTGGCCCTGTGTGGAGAGCCAGACCGTGAGCTGTCTGACGGCGGAGTCCCAACTGGCGAGGATCCCCCGCGTCTCCATGGGAACACAGGCGTAGCGGTGCTGGCGGAAAGTCTCGGTGAACGCGTGCGGCGCCGAGGCGAACACGGACTCGACGGCGGGATTATCGACCGCCGGGAGCTCGAGGACCACGTTCGATCCGGCCTCGGGGTGGACCAGCGGCGCGCCCTCGTCAGCGGCGTGTTCGGGGTCCACGACCGGCGTCTCCGGTTCGATGTCGATCTCGACCAGCTCGACGGCGTCCTCGGCGACGTAGCGGGAGGCGGCGACCACCATTGCCACAGGTTCGCCCACGAAGCGAACGTCGCCGTCGGCGAACAGCCGGAACTGCCGGGACTGCCCGTTCGGGCCCTCGAAGTCGGTCCACCATTCGCGCACGAGGTGGTTGAGGTCGGCCGCGGTCAGCACCGCGATCACGCCTGGCACCTCGGCCGCCGCCGAGGTGTCGACTCCCGTCAGCCTCCCCCGCGCCATATGGCTCCGGGCGAACGCGACGTGCAGCGTTCCAGGTAGGACGATGTCGTCCACGTAATGCCCGGTGCCGGTGACGAAGCGGGCGTCTTCGTGGCGCGGGACCCGTTGGCCGACGAAGCGCCCGCCGGCAGCGGGGCCCGTCACAAGTCTCGCCCCGCGTCGGCGGCAAGACGGGCCGCTTCGAGGATCCCCTGGTAGCCCGTGCAGCGACACAAGTTCCCCGACAGCGCACCGCGGAGGTCGTCGTCGGTCGGGTGAGGGTGGTCGCGCAGGTATGACGTCAGCGAGACGACGAACCCCGGCGTACAGAAGCCGCACTGCAGGCCGTGGGCGTCCCGAAACGCCTGCTGCACCACGCTCAGCTCACCGTCGGGGCCCGCCAGCGCCTCGACGGTGGTCACCTCGCGCCCATCGGCCTGGACGGCGAGCATCAGGCAGGATCTGACCGCAGCACCGTCGACGAGAACCGTGCACGCGCCGCACACGCCGTGCTCGCACCCGAGGTGGGTCCCCGTGAGGCCACACCG
This region of Acidimicrobiales bacterium genomic DNA includes:
- a CDS encoding (2Fe-2S)-binding protein; the encoded protein is MREVAVAMDVNAQRRQAMVEPRLTLADFIRERCGLTGTHLGCEHGVCGACTVLVDGAAVRSCLMLAVQADGREVTTVEALAGPDGELSVVQQAFRDAHGLQCGFCTPGFVVSLTSYLRDHPHPTDDDLRGALSGNLCRCTGYQGILEAARLAADAGRDL
- a CDS encoding xanthine dehydrogenase family protein molybdopterin-binding subunit produces the protein MTGPAAGGRFVGQRVPRHEDARFVTGTGHYVDDIVLPGTLHVAFARSHMARGRLTGVDTSAAAEVPGVIAVLTAADLNHLVREWWTDFEGPNGQSRQFRLFADGDVRFVGEPVAMVVAASRYVAEDAVELVEIDIEPETPVVDPEHAADEGAPLVHPEAGSNVVLELPAVDNPAVESVFASAPHAFTETFRQHRYACVPMETRGILASWDSAVRQLTVWLSTQGQFAAQGLFARVLGLPEAQIRVIMPDVGGAFGQKMFPHPEELAVAFATRRLGQPVKWIEDRRENLLCGEHAREDQATISLAVDDDGAILGAKADFLESVGAFPVAGGSALLLTTSIFPGPYRIGAAAGSGKTVYTNTAGRGSYRGPWMIETVARELMIDHVARALGIERLEIRRRNVIGEADLPYTMATGFVYDQMTAAATLEQAAQLIGYDEFLARQADMRAEGRLIGIGISLLAEPSAVAFGWFSTDAAIVRIGLHGSVDVLTSSASHGQSLETTIAQVVADELGVDVDDVRVIQGDTAVTPFGPGTGGSRSAVVVAGAARGAAQEVRAKVLNIAAHQLEAAVEDLVLEEGRIHVAGTPTRSSTVADVARLAYLDLAALPPDQGPGLEAQYRFAPQDKFTWSNACHMCTCEVDPATGAVTILRYVVSEDCGVMINPSVVEGQIAGGVVQGIGGALYEHMKYDDEGNPLTTTFVDYLLPTAAEVPVIEYGHIETPSPTNPGGHKGMGEGGAIASPPAVVNAVADALAPLGVTIRRQPLSPSEILSLIATPTGLPPG